Proteins encoded within one genomic window of Triticum aestivum cultivar Chinese Spring chromosome 2D, IWGSC CS RefSeq v2.1, whole genome shotgun sequence:
- the LOC123055255 gene encoding uncharacterized protein has product MESPPPKRNAGHGGEDGISALPDHLLLDILERLDLREAVRAGALSTRWRHLPSHLSRVHLDVAHFRGATPLEVMDAFTGAARALLARVPLAEGVCGNSALKVLVLSFYTSPPHRSSIGRLVEDIVSLGNTQCLEFCISPPPTDPLGSEIENVQEFMAFSRAYPVAFSWLTRLTLEYHAFGHSDITDLISTCGRLRHLSLRFCGLLDLQSTLKIDVPCSELQELYFIGFLCTRIELVSVPKLRQVECKCWHLENPPVRFGHVPELRVVILYSKANAW; this is encoded by the coding sequence ATGGAGTCGCCGCCGCCCAAGCGCAACGCCGGCCACGGCGGCGAGGACGGGATCAGCGCGCTccccgaccacctcctcctcgacaTCCTCGAGCGCCTCGACCTGCGCGAGGCGGTCCGCGCCGGCGCGCTCTCCACGCGGTGGCGGCACCTCCCCAGCCACCTCTCGCGCGTGCACCTCGATGTCGCTCACTTCCGTGGCGCCACGCCGCTCGAGGTCATGGACGCGTTCACGGGCGCGGCACGGGCCTTGCTCGCTCGGGTTCCTCTCGCCGAGGGCGTGTGCGGGAATAGTGCCCTCAAGGTGCTCGTCCTCAGCTTCTACACGTCTCCCCCTCACCGGAGCTCAATAGGCCGCCTCGTCGAGGACATTGTGAGCTTGGGCAACACCCAATGCCTTGAGTTTTGCATATCCCCGCCGCCCACTGACCCGCTGGGCAGCGAGATTGAGAATGTGCAGGAGTTCATGGCCTTCTCCCGCGCCTACCCAGTTGCCTTCTCATGGCTTACCAGGCTTACGCTCGAATATCATGCTTTTGGACATTCCGACATCACTGACCTCATTAGCACTTGCGGTAGGCTCAGGCACCTCAGCTTGAGATTCTGCGGTCTGCTTGATCTGCAATCCACGCTCAAGATCGATGTGCCGTGCTCTGAGCTCCAGGAGCTCTACTTCATCGGCTTTTTGTGCACGCGGATTGAGCTCGTCTCTGTCCCGAAGCTTAGGCAAGTGGAGTGCAAATGTTGGCACTTGGAGAACCCTCCGGTGCGCTTCGGCCACGTTCCTGAGCTTCGCGTTGTAATTCTCTATTCTAAAGCCAATGCATGGTAA